Part of the Methanobacteriaceae archaeon genome, TTAAAAGACCTAACATTTCTTTTAGATCATTAGAAATGTTATCTCCCGCTATGCCAACGATTCCACACATTTATATCCCAATTTTTTATAAGTTATTTTAATGGCTGGTTAGTTTATTATTGATTAATTTTAGTATTGAATAATAAGATAAGTTATAAAATCTTTAATTTATAAGTTTATTAAATCCTAAATCGTATTTTATAATCGAATTATATAAAATTAATTATTTACTAAGAATTTACTAAGATTTAATTTCATAAAGTTAAAAAAGGTCAAATTTCATGAAATATTCAATTGAAAAAATAGATTAGAATACGTAAAATATATTTAAATATATAATAATTTATGCATTTATAAAAATATTTATTTTAAAAGTCAAAATTAGATTATATGGCTTTGTTTAGTTTCTTAGTTAATATATGGGATCATCCGCAGTCAGCTTCAGAACCCATACACGCATTACAATCAGATGGAATATTATCTTTTTCTTTATGTAATTGACACATAATATCTTCAGTTTTAACCCGTTTACATATATGACAAGTACGAGGTATTATATCCCTGGTAGTTGCTGTGCCCTCTTTAAGGTCTAATGCAAAAGTTTTGATTAATTTCTGGATATCATCATTGAATTTTATGCCGTGTCCCCTTTTATCACTAATGTATTGGGAAACTGCCGGTTGAGTAATGTCAAGTAATTCAGAAATTTCTTTTTGTTTCATACCCAATTTTAGAAGTTCTTTAGCCAGTTCTGAACGAACTGTTGGTATAACATACCACACAACCATTTCACATGGAGGTCTCATTTAAATCACGATTTCCTGTTATATTTATATTAATAATTAAACAATTAATTAAAAAAATGACTTTTAACATATTATTTTTAATTAAGATATTTTAAATTAATATCTTTGTTAAAATCTTCAATTATAATCATTTTATTTAAATTAAATTTGATTATATATTATGTTTTTCCATATTTTTTTAGATGCCTGCCCCCTCACAAAATATTTCTTCCATTTCTGATTTTCTTTTTAATAAGCCATTTATTTTCATTACCTCTGAAGTGAGTCCCAGTTCTTTTATCTGAGCTTCCATTTCATCCTGTCGTTTTAAAAGTAAATTAATGACTTCTGCAACAGGATCCGGGAGTTCACCATGATCTAAATCAATGGCACATTTTCGCTCTTCTTGTACAACTCTTCCAGGAATTCCTACACATGTTGCACCTGGAGGAATAGACCTTAAAACAACAGATCCTGCTCCGATTTTAGAACAGGTCCCGATTGTTATATTACCTATAATTTTTGCTCCAGAACCTATAACAACACCGTCTTTTATAGTGGGGTGCCTTTTCTTTCGCTCAAGACTTGTACCACCAAGTACGACCCCCTGATAAATTAAGACATCATCACCGACAATTGCAGTTTCTCCAATAACTACCCCCATCCCATGGTCTATAAAAACCCTCCGACCTATAACTGCTCCTGGATGAATTTCAATTCCTGTGACAAAACGAGCAAAAGCAGATATGAATCTTCCTAAAAAAAGTAAATTGTGGTTCCAGAACCTTTGACTTATTCTATGGAACCATATTGCAAATAATCCCGGATAACAGAGTAATATTTCCAGAGTACTGCGTGCAGCAGGATCTCTCATTCTTACCATATTCATATCCTCTTTTACCATTTCAAGCATGAAAAACCTCCAATTTAGTTTTTAAGACATAGAATTTTAGTAAATTTATAATAAAGATCTAGTTATTTAAAAGATTATCTAAATCAAATCTTTATTCAATAAAACTAATTTTTTTAAATGCTCTATAAATTTTAATGTTTATTAATGGGGGAACATTGCCTGATCATATGATTGGTATAATTCCTCAAAAACCCATTCCATACTGAGGTATCTTTCTCCAGTATCTGGTAAAACAGCTACAATTAATTTACCTTCATTTTCAGGTCTTTTAGCTAGTTCAATTGCAGCCCATGTAGCCGCTCCTGAAGAAATACCCGCAAAAATTCCTTCTTCACGAGCAAGTTTTAGTAAAGTTGCTGCAGCATCTTCATCTTTAACCGGAATAATTTCATCAATTAGATCTGTTCTGAGAACCTCAGGAACAAATCCTGCACCTATACCCTGTATTTTGTGAGGTCCTTTTACACCAGTGGCTAATACTTGTGAAGTCTCAGGTTCTACAGCAACAGCTTTGAATCCCGGTTTTCTTTCTTTTAATACTTCAGCCACACCAGTAATTGTCCCTCCGGTACCTACTCCCGCAACAATAATATCTGCTTTACCTTCAGTGTCTCTCCAGATTTCTTCTGCTGTAGTTTCCCTGTGAATTTTAGGGTTAGCTGGATTTTTGAATTGTTGAGGCATTACCGCATTTGGAATTTGACTGGCTAACTCTTCAGCTTTAGCTATCGCACCAGGCATTCCATCTGCGCCCGGAGTTAAAACAATTTCTGCACCAAATACTGCCAGAAGTTTTCTTCGCTCTAAAGACATGGTATCCGGCATGGTGAGAATCAATCGGTATCCTTTAGCAGCAGCCACAAACCCAAGTGCAATTCCCGTGTTCCCACTGGTTGGTTCAATGAGTACAGAATCCTCTTTAATTAGTCCTTGCTCTTCACCGTATTCTACTAAAGCAACACCAATTCTATCTTTTATACTACTTATAGGGTTAAATGATTCAACTTTTACAACAACCTCAGCTTTAAGGCCTGTAGTTAATCTGTTTAATCTTACTAATGGAGTATTTCCTATTGTTTCTGTGATATCGTTTGCTATTCCTCTTTTAAGTTCTGGTATCTTTACCATATTCTCACCGTTATTTTTTTTATTTATTCATTAAATTATATATAACCATTGTTATATAACAATTGTTATAATTCTTTTGTATTAAAACTTATAAAGTTTAGACAACTCAAGGTATTTCAAACAAAACATAATATTAATAATATGAATTGAAAATTAAAATTAAATATTATATTGTTTTTTTAAAATGTCATATAATTGATCAATCACATTACTCAGATGATCAAAAGCATCGGTTATGAAACATGACTTTTCAAAAGGAATAATACCTTTATAAATAAGCTTTTGAGAAGCACCCGGACCAATGACTAAATTTCATTTTTTTATTAATAGTCAAAGATAAAATATTAAATAAATAAAGTTAACAATTTGTTAAAGTAATTTGTAAATTTTAAATTTAATTTTTTAGATTGAAATTAGCTATCACTGAATCGTATACGGAAAGTAGTCCCTGATTCATTCGACATTTCCATTTCTCCATCAAGCTGAGAAGTGAGGCCGGATATCAGTCGCATACCTAAACTATCACTTTTATCTGTATCAAAGTCTTCTGGTAGACCTATACCATCATCAATTACCTCCAGCACATATTCCGAACCAATCTTATGAAAATTAATATTAATAGTACCTGTTCGATTAGAAGGAAATGCATATTTAAGACAATTGGTAACCAGTTCATTGATTATAAGGCCCAGAGGAACAGTATTATCTACATCCACCATTATATTTTCCACATCTAACTTTAGCTGGATTTTATCTTTAGATGTAACATATGTATCAAAGAGATCTCTGGACAGTGAGGCAATATAATCTGAAAAATCAATACTTTTAACATCTTCTGAACGATAGAGTCTCTCATGAATTAGGGCCATGGATTTAGCCCGGTTTTCACTCTCTTTAAATAAATCTTTATCGGATTCATCCTTAATATAACGTGATTGAAGACTTAGTAGGCTGCTGATTACAGTTAAATTATTTTTCACCCTATGATGGATTTCCTTAATTAACATCTCTTTGTCTTTAAGAAGTTGATTTACTTGGAGGGAAAGATCACGTGTCTGCAAAAGAACCTTTACTCTGGAGGAAAGGACAATCTTTGTTATAGGTACGATTATCACTTCATCAAAGCTTTCCCAAATAATATTTTGTGCATTTTTAAGATCATTAGGAGCAACAACCAGAAGAAAAGGTAAAAATAGTGGCATTTCTTTTTCTTTGATATATTTTAATTTTTCCCCATTTCGAGACCAGGAAATTAAATCAGTGATTAACAGACTTATAGTATCTATATCTTTAGAATCTTCCTCAATTTCAGATAGGGAGTAAATAATATCATAATTAGTCCCTAAGAGAGTACCTATCATCTCACTGTTCTTGGGATTTGTAAGTAAAATCAAAATCTTTTCCATATAATCTCTCCAAGATCATTGTATTAACAATTGTATTTAATCATCAATTAGACTTTTAATAAGTACTAAAAGTTCTTTAACAACCAATGGTTTGACCAATACTCCCTGGGCACCTTCAATTTTACCTTGCTCTTCAACTGCTCTTTGATGATGTGGACTTAGAATTAGAAAAGGTATTTCTTTTATTCTCAAGCGTTCACAAGACGTCCAGATACTTTTATCAAAACCAGAAATGTCCATTAATGCCAGATCAATTTTTTCTTGTTTTTCAATTTCAGAATCCAATTCCTGAGGATGCAAAACACCTACAACTTGATATCCTTCTTTACCCAATATCTTCTCTAAAATTTCCAAATTTCGTTTATTTCTATTTAAAGCCAAGATTAGTGGTTTAAGTGACATTTTAGTCACTATCCTCTTCATTGAATCTTTCAGGTGAGCCGTTGAGTATGCCACGTATGTTTTTAAGCGGTTGACCAACTCTAATTCCATATTTTGTTATAGTAATCTCACGAAGGCCTTTTTCAAAATCACTTAAACGTTTTTTAAGAACTCCTATTGCTTTTCGCATTTCACCACTCATCTCAAAGTAGCGCAAGAATACAATGTTGTCTGCCAGGTAACTGATTCCAATTTCAGTTACTTTAAGGCCCCCAGTGATATTTTCCACTTCATTTATAAGAATAACTGTAACACCACTACGGGTCATGTATTTAGTGATAGAGTGTAAGTGGCTCACTGGATCCTCTCCACGTAAAGATAAGGTGTATCCAGACGTACTATCAATCATTACAATCTTAGATTCATTAGAATCAACTTCTTCACGTACCAGTTGTGCAAATTCTTCAGGTGAATATCGAAGAGGCTCTACCGGGATTACCTCCAACATACCCGTATTAATCATGCTTTTGACCGGTATATTAATAGATTCACAACGGTTTATGAGACTTTCTAAACCTTCTTCAAAGGTATATACAACTGAACGTTCACCTCGCCCGGCAGCTTCTTTCATAAATTGAATTCCAATTGTAGTTTTACCAACACCACTGGGACCACTGATAATAGTTGCTGTGCCTCTTTCTATACCCCCATGTAAAAGTTCGTCCATCTCAGGAACCCCTGAAGATATGGTTTCGTGTTTGAACTCTTTTTCTTTTAACATAGGGCGCAAACGAGGATATATTTTCACCCCCTCCGGAGTTATTCTCATAGAATGGGTTCCAAAACGAAAACCTGAACCTCTGAATTTACTTACTGAGATACTTCTACCTTCCGAGAAAAAATCAAGGTTAATTATGCCATCACTCATGAATTGTAGATCATCGTCCGGATCATTAGCACTAAATTCTGAAGTGAATAGAACTGTAGCGCCTTTATCAGTCAGAAATCTAAGAAAAGAAAGGGCTTGTTTTCTAAACTGAAATTCATCAGTAGAAAGATATCTAAATTGGGTTATAGGATCTAAAAATACTCTTTGGGGGTTTAATGATTCAATTTTTTCAATAATCTCGGAGGTAGTCGATTCTCGTTCCACTTCCGCAGGAGAAAATATATCATAAGCCTCCATTTTAGAAAAAAAACTTTCATCAGGACTTAAATCTAAAAAATCAATATTATCTACATTAAAGCCCATTTTTTTGGCATTGGAAATAATCTGATCTGTTGGTTCCCCCATGTTAATGAAAAGAACTTTCTCATTATTTTTCACACCTTCAGATAGAAAATGCATTCCCAGAGCAGTTTTACCTGTTCCAGGCATTCCGCGAAGTAGATATGATCTGTTAGGTACAAATCCGCCCATTAAAATTTCATCAAGCCCTGATATCCCACTGGATAATTTTTCTTTATCATAAGACATTGCGTTACCCCAACTCCCAATTATAAGATTAATTAATTAGTAATTTTACTATTCTTTATTATTTTTTTATTTTTTATTTGATAAAAAACTTTGGAGAATTATTAAATATTTTTTATAAAAAATGAGAATTAAATTGTATAATTTCAGCTAAAATCAAAGTTAAATGATTATAAATAAAGAATAAGATTCTAATAATTAATAAAAATTAATTTAAAAATAAATTATTCACCACCCTATTCTAAGATAATTTCTGATTCTAATTTTATCAAAAACCAATCTTTATGATATTAATTAACATTTAAAAATAACATTTGTTATAATAAGCATTAGAGTATTCCAATTTAAGATAGAAGATATTATTGATAAAGATTTAATTAGATAATATTGATAGAAAATCCTAATTATGAAATTCCACTGAATTTAGCAGATTAAGCTTTAAATTAAAGAATAATGATTTTAAAGTGTAAATAAGTTTAGAATAAATTATTTGTTCATAAAAATATGCATTTAATAGGATAAGTTGATTAAAAATTTAATATAAAAATAATCCTAAAAATAAAAAATTAACTATTCTTCTTACTGAAATAATTAATTAAACCATTAATTACATTTAATTCTAAAATATTTATTAGGAGATAATAAATGGCCAGAATAACCATATCCGACATTAGTATACAAATCATTAAATCAACCTTCAATCTTCGGTTTTTCATGGCTCGGACATGTCAAAAAATTCCTCCAATGGCTTGGGCAGCTAATAAACTATTTTTTGAAGGAGATAATATGATAGTACTTCCTAGAGATAGTACTGTTGCTAAAACGAACCTCAATATTGCAGAAATAAACCTTAATACTAATATTCCAGTTTCCAATGATACAATACTACCCAGCCAGATATTAAAAGAAATAATAAAAA contains:
- a CDS encoding ATPase domain-containing protein, whose translation is MSYDKEKLSSGISGLDEILMGGFVPNRSYLLRGMPGTGKTALGMHFLSEGVKNNEKVLFINMGEPTDQIISNAKKMGFNVDNIDFLDLSPDESFFSKMEAYDIFSPAEVERESTTSEIIEKIESLNPQRVFLDPITQFRYLSTDEFQFRKQALSFLRFLTDKGATVLFTSEFSANDPDDDLQFMSDGIINLDFFSEGRSISVSKFRGSGFRFGTHSMRITPEGVKIYPRLRPMLKEKEFKHETISSGVPEMDELLHGGIERGTATIISGPSGVGKTTIGIQFMKEAAGRGERSVVYTFEEGLESLINRCESINIPVKSMINTGMLEVIPVEPLRYSPEEFAQLVREEVDSNESKIVMIDSTSGYTLSLRGEDPVSHLHSITKYMTRSGVTVILINEVENITGGLKVTEIGISYLADNIVFLRYFEMSGEMRKAIGVLKKRLSDFEKGLREITITKYGIRVGQPLKNIRGILNGSPERFNEEDSD
- a CDS encoding sensor histidine kinase produces the protein MEKILILLTNPKNSEMIGTLLGTNYDIIYSLSEIEEDSKDIDTISLLITDLISWSRNGEKLKYIKEKEMPLFLPFLLVVAPNDLKNAQNIIWESFDEVIIVPITKIVLSSRVKVLLQTRDLSLQVNQLLKDKEMLIKEIHHRVKNNLTVISSLLSLQSRYIKDESDKDLFKESENRAKSMALIHERLYRSEDVKSIDFSDYIASLSRDLFDTYVTSKDKIQLKLDVENIMVDVDNTVPLGLIINELVTNCLKYAFPSNRTGTININFHKIGSEYVLEVIDDGIGLPEDFDTDKSDSLGMRLISGLTSQLDGEMEMSNESGTTFRIRFSDS
- the cysK gene encoding cysteine synthase A encodes the protein MVKIPELKRGIANDITETIGNTPLVRLNRLTTGLKAEVVVKVESFNPISSIKDRIGVALVEYGEEQGLIKEDSVLIEPTSGNTGIALGFVAAAKGYRLILTMPDTMSLERRKLLAVFGAEIVLTPGADGMPGAIAKAEELASQIPNAVMPQQFKNPANPKIHRETTAEEIWRDTEGKADIIVAGVGTGGTITGVAEVLKERKPGFKAVAVEPETSQVLATGVKGPHKIQGIGAGFVPEVLRTDLIDEIIPVKDEDAAATLLKLAREEGIFAGISSGAATWAAIELAKRPENEGKLIVAVLPDTGERYLSMEWVFEELYQSYDQAMFPH
- a CDS encoding response regulator; this encodes MKRIVTKMSLKPLILALNRNKRNLEILEKILGKEGYQVVGVLHPQELDSEIEKQEKIDLALMDISGFDKSIWTSCERLRIKEIPFLILSPHHQRAVEEQGKIEGAQGVLVKPLVVKELLVLIKSLIDD
- a CDS encoding helix-turn-helix domain-containing protein, which encodes MRPPCEMVVWYVIPTVRSELAKELLKLGMKQKEISELLDITQPAVSQYISDKRGHGIKFNDDIQKLIKTFALDLKEGTATTRDIIPRTCHICKRVKTEDIMCQLHKEKDNIPSDCNACMGSEADCG
- the cysE gene encoding serine O-acetyltransferase; this translates as MLEMVKEDMNMVRMRDPAARSTLEILLCYPGLFAIWFHRISQRFWNHNLLFLGRFISAFARFVTGIEIHPGAVIGRRVFIDHGMGVVIGETAIVGDDVLIYQGVVLGGTSLERKKRHPTIKDGVVIGSGAKIIGNITIGTCSKIGAGSVVLRSIPPGATCVGIPGRVVQEERKCAIDLDHGELPDPVAEVINLLLKRQDEMEAQIKELGLTSEVMKINGLLKRKSEMEEIFCEGAGI